A part of Magnetococcales bacterium genomic DNA contains:
- a CDS encoding diguanylate cyclase has protein sequence MSETRFLLAKLKHIGLKTKTTLLILGLSGALMVVLISVSLFSFRQFSIATAQEQVRSLAEVVRVSLTESMINGVIQNRENFLIRLAEVEGLLQARVVRGPEVIRQFGPGLDAEQKIDDVEQEVLFSGEASFSLSNEFDAPVFRGTVPFVASNRGTPNCLACHQVANRTVLGAITIKLSLAQIQSKALLTMLAMTGVVAFFAIFFTWLFRSQIHAVVTTAQGVQGVVARARDGDFSGRIEYSGHDEVGQIAQDLNTLMGHLQKSLGTISQDVAKLMQYKVEGNTNLLSVTTDIVDILVEVSQFKQSIEEDHNKLEVYSRLSRILTDQFGIKRFTLYEVAASHNHMKAMVVDGQMDAPCGWCQPEILFQADLCRAQRTGHMIDSTGHPHLCNQFRNPLDLNLVHICIPVIHSGAVGNVVQLLIEASHASLMQRMLPFVQVYLRESASVVEARRLMDTLRESALRDPMTGLHNRRFLEEYVDTLVASTKRNRSQLTILMLDIDHFKQVNDTFGHEAGDIVLKTVSKAIADQIRSSDLVIRYGGEEFMVILQETEGFFGPRMAEKIRLAVEKLKIPISGGVLRKTLSIGLARFPQNGESIWEVAKHADSALYQAKEGGRNRVIAYSRGGGDEGEEGEA, from the coding sequence GTGTCGGAAACCCGTTTCCTGCTTGCCAAACTGAAACACATCGGCCTCAAGACCAAGACAACTCTGCTGATTCTGGGCCTCTCCGGGGCCTTGATGGTGGTGTTGATCTCCGTCAGCCTCTTCTCCTTCCGCCAGTTTTCCATCGCCACCGCCCAGGAGCAGGTCCGTTCCCTGGCGGAGGTGGTACGGGTCAGTCTGACCGAATCCATGATCAACGGCGTCATTCAGAATCGGGAAAACTTTCTCATCCGCCTCGCGGAAGTGGAAGGCCTGCTGCAGGCACGGGTGGTGCGGGGTCCCGAGGTCATTCGCCAGTTCGGTCCGGGTCTGGATGCCGAACAGAAGATCGACGATGTCGAGCAGGAGGTGCTTTTTTCCGGAGAGGCCTCCTTCTCCCTTTCCAATGAGTTCGATGCGCCGGTGTTCCGGGGCACGGTTCCCTTCGTCGCCTCCAACCGGGGCACGCCCAATTGTCTGGCCTGCCATCAGGTGGCCAACCGCACGGTGTTGGGCGCCATCACCATCAAGCTTTCCCTGGCCCAGATTCAATCCAAGGCCTTGTTGACCATGCTGGCCATGACGGGGGTCGTGGCCTTTTTCGCCATCTTCTTCACCTGGCTCTTTCGCAGCCAGATCCACGCCGTGGTCACCACCGCCCAGGGGGTGCAGGGTGTTGTGGCCAGGGCGCGCGACGGGGACTTCTCCGGACGCATCGAATACAGCGGTCACGACGAGGTGGGGCAGATTGCCCAGGATCTCAACACCCTGATGGGGCATTTACAGAAGAGTCTCGGCACCATTTCCCAAGACGTTGCCAAGCTGATGCAATACAAGGTGGAGGGAAATACCAATCTGCTCTCCGTCACCACGGACATCGTCGATATTCTGGTCGAGGTTTCCCAGTTCAAACAATCCATCGAGGAGGATCACAACAAGCTGGAGGTTTACTCCCGCCTCTCCCGCATCCTCACCGATCAGTTCGGCATCAAGCGGTTCACCCTTTACGAAGTGGCCGCCTCCCACAACCATATGAAGGCCATGGTCGTGGACGGGCAGATGGATGCCCCCTGTGGCTGGTGCCAGCCGGAGATTCTCTTCCAGGCCGATTTGTGTCGGGCGCAGCGTACCGGGCACATGATCGATTCCACGGGACATCCGCATCTCTGCAACCAGTTCCGCAACCCGCTCGATCTCAATCTGGTGCATATTTGCATCCCCGTCATCCACTCCGGCGCGGTGGGCAACGTGGTGCAGCTTCTCATCGAGGCCTCTCATGCCAGTCTGATGCAACGCATGCTGCCCTTCGTTCAGGTCTATCTGAGGGAGTCCGCCTCGGTGGTCGAAGCCCGCCGTCTCATGGACACCCTGCGGGAATCGGCCTTGCGGGATCCCATGACCGGTCTGCACAACCGACGCTTCCTGGAGGAGTACGTCGATACCCTGGTGGCCAGCACCAAGCGCAACCGTTCGCAACTGACCATTCTGATGCTGGATATCGACCATTTCAAACAGGTCAACGACACCTTTGGCCACGAAGCGGGCGACATCGTTCTCAAAACCGTGTCCAAGGCCATTGCCGATCAGATTCGCTCTTCGGATCTGGTCATTCGTTACGGTGGTGAGGAGTTCATGGTCATTCTGCAGGAGACGGAGGGCTTCTTCGGACCGCGCATGGCTGAGAAGATCCGTCTGGCGGTGGAAAAACTGAAGATTCCCATCTCGGGAGGGGTATTGCGCAAGACCCTCTCCATCGGGCTGGCCCGTTTTCCCCAGAATGGCGAGAGCATCTGGGAAGTGGCCAAGCACGCCGACAGTGCCCTTTATCAGGCCAAGGAAGGGGGACGCAACCGGGTGATCGCCTATTCCAGGGGTGGCGGCGACGAGGGGGAAGAGGGCGAAGCCTGA
- a CDS encoding DUF3782 domain-containing protein encodes MEETAHQMKETERQMKETDRQMKETERQMKETDRKMEETDRKLKENTRVGDNLTGKWGWFLEWLVAPACERVFAERGVPVHEVHQRVRKRTTDGRTLEVDILVVNENTVVLVEVKSSLGVPDVRRHLKRLARFKEFFPRYGDCRVMGAVIGIDTEERAEEFARNEGLFVLTHSGEDIRIANPAGFVPRVW; translated from the coding sequence ATGGAGGAGACGGCGCACCAGATGAAAGAGACGGAGCGTCAGATGAAAGAGACGGACCGTCAGATGAAAGAGACGGAGCGTCAGATGAAAGAGACGGACCGCAAAATGGAGGAGACGGATCGCAAGCTCAAGGAAAACACTCGTGTGGGGGACAACCTGACGGGAAAGTGGGGTTGGTTTCTGGAGTGGCTGGTAGCTCCCGCCTGCGAGCGGGTTTTCGCCGAGCGGGGTGTTCCGGTGCATGAGGTACACCAGCGGGTGCGCAAGCGCACCACGGATGGCCGGACTTTGGAAGTGGATATCCTGGTGGTCAACGAGAATACCGTGGTTCTGGTGGAGGTCAAGAGTTCCCTGGGGGTGCCCGACGTGAGGCGCCACCTGAAGCGTTTGGCCCGGTTCAAGGAGTTTTTTCCCCGTTATGGCGATTGCCGGGTCATGGGAGCGGTAATCGGCATCGATACGGAGGAACGTGCCGAAGAGTTCGCCCGCAACGAGGGTCTGTTTGTCCTGACCCACTCGGGGGAAGATATACGGATCGCCAATCCGGCGGGCTTCGTGCCACGGGTGTGGTGA
- a CDS encoding CoA ester lyase gives MRPIRSVLYVPGSNAKLLDKAQRLPADALILDLEDAVAPEAKPLGRQQIHHLLQSPRKTSQQWMVRINDLRSALWQADLEAVLPGGPDALVIPKVESAAELERLSAAIDPSLPLWPMIESPKGVLRAHEIAAHPGVSCLVMGTSDLRRDLHLPSNKNRDGLRLALQQTILAARAEERRILDGVWLYLDDAVGFLRECQEGVELGFDGKTLIHPSQIEPANQTFRPPEEFLEKARRILSSWRNARENGGEICVVDGQLVERLHAMEAERMLQLWTNP, from the coding sequence ATGCGCCCCATCCGTTCCGTTCTGTACGTACCCGGCTCCAACGCGAAGCTGCTGGACAAGGCGCAACGTCTGCCCGCCGACGCCCTCATTCTGGATCTGGAGGATGCCGTCGCCCCCGAGGCCAAACCGCTGGGTCGCCAGCAGATTCACCATCTTCTGCAATCGCCCCGCAAGACTTCCCAGCAATGGATGGTGCGCATCAATGACCTGCGCTCCGCCCTCTGGCAGGCGGATCTGGAGGCCGTTCTCCCCGGCGGACCCGATGCCCTGGTCATTCCCAAAGTCGAATCGGCCGCCGAACTGGAGCGTCTTTCCGCCGCCATCGACCCCTCCCTGCCCCTCTGGCCCATGATCGAGTCCCCCAAAGGGGTTCTCCGCGCCCACGAAATCGCCGCTCATCCCGGAGTGAGCTGTCTGGTCATGGGCACCTCCGATCTGCGTCGCGACTTGCATCTGCCCTCGAACAAAAACCGCGACGGGCTGCGCCTGGCCCTGCAACAAACCATTCTGGCCGCCAGGGCGGAAGAGCGTCGCATTCTCGATGGCGTTTGGCTTTACCTCGACGATGCAGTAGGTTTTCTTCGGGAGTGTCAGGAAGGAGTGGAGCTGGGGTTCGATGGCAAAACCCTCATTCACCCTTCCCAGATCGAACCCGCCAATCAAACCTTCCGCCCCCCCGAAGAATTCCTTGAAAAGGCGAGGAGGATACTCTCATCATGGCGGAATGCTCGCGAAAACGGTGGAGAGATCTGCGTCGTCGACGGCCAGTTGGTCGAACGTCTGCATGCCATGGAGGCCGAACGTATGCTGCAACTGTGGACAAATCCCTGA
- a CDS encoding adenylate/guanylate cyclase domain-containing protein has translation MREQTRLAIMFADIAGSTQIYEKLGDAKAREITSRCIEVLSETTERYGGRVIKTIGDEVMCTFPDASEAARGAIDMQEQVSELGTELGYALKIRVGFHFGEVIQEIERRKVDVFGDAVNLAARMAAQAKGDQIMTTGETVEMLAGDLQENTRFIISTTVKGKTKPVEIFELTWGEKEELTIMGGFGTAATPAAPQAKLTVSFENQSTDVTEDKPSITLGRANTNHLCVPSPMSSRVHAKIEHRRGSFFVVDQSTNGTYLMTEEGEEIFVHRDERRLVGEGHIGLGQKTGPKDPMAIRYVLKA, from the coding sequence ATGAGAGAACAGACACGACTGGCAATCATGTTTGCCGATATTGCCGGATCCACCCAGATCTACGAGAAGCTGGGGGATGCCAAGGCCCGTGAGATCACCTCGCGTTGCATCGAGGTGCTGTCGGAGACGACGGAGCGTTACGGGGGGCGGGTGATCAAGACCATCGGCGACGAGGTGATGTGTACTTTTCCCGATGCCAGCGAAGCCGCTCGCGGCGCCATCGACATGCAGGAGCAGGTGTCGGAACTGGGCACCGAGCTGGGCTACGCCCTGAAGATCCGGGTGGGTTTCCACTTCGGCGAAGTCATTCAGGAGATCGAACGCCGCAAGGTGGATGTTTTCGGCGACGCGGTCAATCTGGCGGCGCGCATGGCGGCCCAGGCCAAAGGGGACCAGATCATGACCACCGGAGAAACGGTGGAAATGCTGGCCGGCGATCTTCAGGAAAATACCCGCTTCATCATCTCCACCACCGTGAAGGGCAAGACCAAACCGGTGGAGATCTTCGAATTGACCTGGGGCGAAAAAGAGGAGCTGACCATCATGGGCGGCTTCGGCACGGCGGCTACGCCGGCGGCCCCTCAGGCCAAACTGACCGTCTCCTTCGAGAATCAAAGCACCGATGTCACCGAGGACAAACCCTCCATCACCCTGGGAAGGGCCAATACCAATCATCTGTGTGTGCCCAGCCCCATGTCTTCGCGGGTGCATGCCAAGATCGAACACCGGCGCGGCAGCTTCTTCGTCGTGGATCAGAGTACCAACGGTACCTATCTGATGACGGAAGAGGGTGAGGAGATCTTCGTACATCGGGACGAACGGCGTCTGGTGGGGGAAGGTCACATCGGCCTGGGTCAGAAAACCGGTCCCAAGGATCCCATGGCCATTCGCTACGTTCTCAAGGCGTGA
- a CDS encoding AAA family ATPase has translation MPQLSKINIRGFRRLRDVSIDMRSLMVMIGGNGVGKTSMLDALSLLSASASGTMNKTLSDLGGIADVATSGYPEGIGFEAAMDIPGQCPLEYRLHLEVKGYTYQIAEEGLVQERGRKEPFKYLEAFRDNICYFPANNEKLVRPDWKYNNLESALSQIPKMFREPEAFRNVLGSATKYHVLDVAKNSPIRLPQQMRPSGLPGSNGEELISFLYTLKETDPDRYEQIEDTLRAAFPRFEMLKFPPAAAGMLSLTWKETSFRNPVYIHQLSEGTLRFLWLISLLQSPVLPTITLIDEPEVSLHPELLSLLADLLREASKRTQIVVATHSDRLIRFLKPEEVLVLDGDEEGHTQVTWGDALDLKEWLQDVMTPRSGILDH, from the coding sequence ATGCCACAGTTATCGAAAATAAACATCCGGGGATTCCGTCGGCTGCGCGATGTCTCTATCGACATGCGTTCTTTGATGGTCATGATTGGCGGCAACGGTGTGGGCAAGACCTCGATGTTGGATGCCTTGTCACTGCTTTCGGCATCGGCATCCGGGACCATGAACAAAACCTTGAGTGATCTGGGCGGAATTGCCGATGTCGCTACCTCGGGCTACCCCGAGGGCATTGGCTTCGAAGCGGCCATGGATATTCCGGGACAGTGTCCGCTGGAATATCGCCTGCATTTGGAGGTAAAGGGCTATACCTACCAGATTGCTGAAGAAGGGCTTGTTCAGGAAAGAGGCAGAAAAGAACCCTTTAAATATCTTGAAGCCTTTAGAGACAATATTTGTTATTTTCCAGCGAACAATGAGAAGCTTGTAAGGCCGGATTGGAAATATAATAATCTTGAGTCGGCGCTTTCGCAAATCCCTAAAATGTTCAGGGAGCCGGAAGCGTTTCGAAACGTACTGGGTTCCGCTACCAAGTACCATGTTCTCGATGTGGCAAAAAATTCCCCCATCCGGCTGCCGCAACAGATGCGACCGTCCGGACTTCCCGGCTCCAATGGCGAGGAACTGATTTCTTTTCTGTATACCCTGAAAGAGACCGACCCGGACCGATATGAGCAGATCGAAGATACCTTGCGAGCCGCTTTCCCCCGGTTTGAGATGCTGAAATTTCCTCCGGCCGCAGCGGGCATGCTCTCCTTGACCTGGAAGGAGACCTCTTTCAGAAATCCGGTTTATATACACCAACTTTCGGAAGGCACTCTTCGTTTTCTCTGGTTGATCTCCTTGTTGCAAAGCCCCGTTCTGCCAACCATCACCCTCATCGATGAACCCGAAGTCAGCCTGCATCCCGAATTGTTGAGCCTTTTGGCGGATCTCTTGCGGGAAGCATCCAAAAGGACCCAGATAGTTGTTGCCACTCATTCCGATCGTCTTATTCGTTTTCTGAAACCGGAGGAGGTCCTGGTTCTGGATGGCGACGAAGAAGGTCATACTCAGGTGACCTGGGGAGATGCCCTGGACCTGAAGGAGTGGCTCCAGGATGTCATGACGCCTCGGAGTGGGATCCTTGACCATTAA
- the rsgA gene encoding ribosome small subunit-dependent GTPase A has translation MPRQRSSGKLTLHQQARIAGARQERTARRRGAVVVEEEGNWGAEEDGLVVAHYGYNVAVKGADGVECRAAVRETLSEDPVCGDKVRWRRNERGEGIIEALEPRHGVLVRPTFRGARQVLAANVDQMVITVAAYHPNTGLIDRYLVAAEVAGIVPIIVVNKMDLVEAEEDLNFFLAPYPEMGYLVIKVSAVAGKGLKSLGKCLQDRVSVVVGHSGVGKSSLIARWVPDETLSVRTVNRTTGKGRHTTAVARLYPLEGGGALIDSPGIRAFGLSGVAAADIPRYFRDIAPYLDQCRFSDCRHREEPGCQVKKAVKKGKIDALRLESLHRMVDSLDEV, from the coding sequence ATGCCACGCCAGAGATCGTCGGGGAAGTTGACTTTGCATCAACAGGCGCGCATTGCCGGGGCGAGGCAGGAGCGGACCGCGCGACGTCGCGGCGCGGTTGTGGTGGAAGAAGAGGGGAATTGGGGCGCCGAGGAGGATGGGCTGGTGGTGGCCCATTACGGGTACAACGTGGCGGTCAAAGGCGCCGACGGGGTGGAATGCCGCGCCGCCGTGCGCGAGACCCTCTCCGAGGATCCGGTTTGTGGCGATAAGGTGCGCTGGCGTCGCAACGAGCGGGGTGAGGGCATCATCGAAGCCCTGGAGCCCCGCCACGGGGTTCTGGTGCGCCCGACCTTCCGGGGGGCGCGTCAGGTATTGGCCGCCAACGTGGACCAGATGGTGATCACCGTGGCCGCCTACCATCCCAATACCGGATTGATCGACCGCTATCTGGTGGCGGCGGAAGTGGCGGGTATCGTGCCGATCATCGTGGTCAACAAGATGGATCTGGTGGAGGCGGAAGAGGATCTGAACTTCTTCCTGGCCCCCTATCCGGAGATGGGCTACCTGGTGATCAAGGTCTCCGCCGTGGCGGGCAAGGGATTGAAGTCCCTTGGGAAATGCCTGCAGGATCGGGTTTCGGTGGTGGTGGGTCATTCGGGGGTGGGTAAATCCTCCCTGATCGCCCGGTGGGTGCCGGACGAAACCCTCTCCGTCCGAACGGTGAATCGTACCACCGGAAAAGGTCGGCACACCACCGCGGTGGCGCGGCTCTACCCCTTGGAAGGGGGCGGGGCGCTCATCGACTCGCCGGGCATTCGCGCCTTCGGGTTGTCGGGAGTGGCCGCGGCGGATATTCCCCGCTATTTCCGGGACATCGCCCCCTATCTGGACCAGTGCCGCTTCAGCGACTGCCGCCATCGGGAGGAGCCAGGCTGCCAGGTGAAAAAGGCGGTCAAGAAGGGCAAGATCGATGCGTTGCGGTTGGAAAGCCTGCATCGCATGGTGGACAGCCTGGACGAGGTGTAG